ACTATACCGTTTCCAAAAAGTAAGTTAAATATTTTACTTTTTGGAAACGGTATTTGTTGTTTATTGGCAAGTGCTTACGCACTTGCTGTTTATACCATTTACAAAAATCCTTTTTGTAAATGGTATATGCTGGAAAATTTTCTGTAATAGTATGGCCTAGTGTTGTGTGTTTGATAATATTTTGCCTATTATCTAATTCCCCTCGCTTTCGTGCGTATGAAATAATACATTGAACAACGGTAAATTAAATGTGTAGTAAAAAATTGATGAATCTTGGTGTATTTAATAACGTGCCCCACGGTAGGAATATTCCGGGAATAGTAAATGCAATTATCGAGATTCCAAAAGGCCGGCGCAATAAGTTTGAGGTAGATAAGGAAACTGGCCTAATGAAGCTAGACCGTTACCTTTATTCTTCTAGTCATTATCCCGGCGACTATGGCTTTATTCCGCAGACGCTTGCCGAGGATGGCGATCCGCTGGATGTATTAGTGATGGTTAATGAGCCAACATTTAGTGGCTGTTTGATAGAGGCGAGGGTTTTGGGAATTTTTCGCATGAAAGATAAGGGATATAACGATTTTAAGATTTTTGGCGTACCAAATGCCGATCCGCTTTTTTCGGAATTTAAGGATATTGGCGATATACCCAAACACTTTTTGCTGGAGGTAGAGCATTTTTTTCATACTTACAAACAACTAGAGGGAGTTAGCACTGAAATGCTTGGGTGGTCTGGCCGTGATGAAGCTATGCTCGAGGTTGCGAGTTCTGTAGAAAGAGCAGAAAAGATGTAATATTTGGAGCGGGAGACGGGGATTGAACCCGCGACGTCAAGCTTGGGAAGCTTGCATTCTACCACTGAATTACTCCCGCGTATCTGATATATATTTATAGCTTTATTTGAAAGCTAGTCAAATTTTTAGACCTGTGTATAAAAAGAACTTATGAAAGAAAAAATTCAAGAAGACATAAAAGTTGCAATGAAAGCCTCGAGAAAGGACGATGTCATAACCTTAAGAGGGCTTTTATCTGAAATAAAAAGACTAGAAATAGACACTCGCACGGCTCTTACGGATGAGCAGTGTATCGGAGTTCTGCAGAAGGAAATAAAAAAGCGTCGCGATGCAATAGAGTTTGCCAAAAAAGCAAACCGCGGGGACTTAGTGGAGAAGAACGAGGCTGAAATTGCATTGATTCAGCGGTATTTGGGTGAGCAGCTTGGAGAGGGGCAGTTGAAAGAATTAGTTGCCAAGCTGATAGCTCAAGGAGCTAGTTCCGTAGGCCAAGTAATGGCATCGCTAAATAAAGACTATAAGGGGAAATTCGAAGGAAAACTTGCTAGCGAGATTATTCGCGAGCAATTGGGCGCAAACTGAAGACGAGCCAAATTTGTCAATTGAGTTCGCGCCGATTAAAAAGCAGTACTGCTAAGGATAAAGCGGCTAGCGAGTAGGCCATGCAGTACGCTACGGCATATAGCAGGTCGCCATATGCTACTGGCTCTCTGTATACAATTGCATCGTTAAAATTGAATAGACTTAGATCCGGCAAAATAAGGTCGAATATTCGCACTATAAGTGCAAGCGTAGCATTGTGATTTTCTCCCTCCTCGAGGAAATACTTGAAGTAAGAGATAGACCTACCAGCAATGTAAAATGCTAGAGTGAATAATCCGCTTAGTGTCGTCGTAACTACAAGTGCCGAAAAAAAGATAGAGACTGAAGCTACGACTATTACCTCAAGAATGATTAAAAATACTCCTTCGAACAAAAGAAGTTCAACTCGGTGTTCAAAAAACCCTACAAAGGCTATTAAGCCTAGCCCCATAATGCTGACGAGTGATGCCACTGTAAGCGACAATCCTAAATGCTTTCCTGCTATGAATTGCCAACGCTCGACTGGTTTCGAGAGGATGTTGTAGATAGTCCTTTGCTTGAGTTCGCGGCTCAACAAACTTACTCCACAAATTATAGTGATAATTGTTCCGAAAAAAGACAAAGCAAACAGACCAAAATCTTTGATTACATTAACTTGACTGCCGATAGTTACGCTACCAAACAAGGCAGATACTGCAATGAGGATACCCGCGAACAGAATTACCGAATATAGAATCTTGTTTCGTATAGCCTCCTTAAAAGTGTTTATTGCAATGGCTATGACTTTCATAGTGTCACCATTTGTTCGTTCTGCTTTTGCTTTTCTGAAAAGTTATTAGTATGGGCGAGTGGATCCTCGCTGGAATTGGATCTACTTGCCTCAGTAATTTTCATGAAAATTTCTTCTAAATTTAGACCACGGGAATTAAAAGATTCTATGGTTACTTGTTTAGAATTAAGTGCATCGAGCGCAGCCCTTGCTACTTCGTAAGTCGGAAAGCGATATGTAAGGATTCTGTCAGTCGATGTTTCTTCGATGTCTTCGACCTTGCCGATTTCGCTTAAGATGCTCGGCATGTTTCTTTCCTTTAGCGATAATCTAATTTTAAGCTCATAGGCTCTGCCGAATAAGTCCGGTATCTCTCTTAGCGAAAAGACCTTTTTAAGTTCGCCGTTTGACATGATGGAAACTCTATCGCAAACATCCTCGACATCTGAAAGAATGTGCGATGACATGAAGATGGTAGTCCCTTGCTTTTTTAAGCCGAGAATTAGGTTTCTAATTTCTAACCTACCAATGGGGTCTAGGCCAGAAAAAGGTTCGTCCAGGATCAAAAGTCTTGGCTTATTGAGGATTGCCTGGGCAAACCCCAAGCGCTGCTGTAGTCCTTTAGAGAGAGCGCGCACTGGACTATTGCGACGATTTTCAAGCTTAACTAGTGCTAGGACATCGTCTACGACTTTTTTTGCATAGGCGCGGTCAAATCCATGCAGCTGAGAAAAAAAGGTCAATGTTTCGCCAACGGTTAGATGATCGTAAAAGTAAGGTTGCTCGGGCAAATATCCAATCTTCTCTCGCCAATCGGCGCCACCTATCTCTTTGCCGTCAAATGCAATTGAGCCCTTGGTTTTGCGAATGAGTCCAACAATGCATTTAATGGTAGTCGTTTTTCCCGCGCCGTTATGTCCCAAGAACCCGAATGATTCACCTCGCAGTATATCGAGCGAGACGTTTTCTACTGCCCTTAGTGGCCTAAACGTCCAATGAGAATAGAACGACTTAGATAAGTCTTTTATGCTTAAAATGACATCGCTCATACAAATAGTTTACTCCGAAAGTGCACTGCTGAACTCGTTTTGAAACGCACCTGTCTTTGCCGTTTTGCCGGCGAACGTTAGGCCTTTCCTGCTAGATGATGATAGAATTTCGCCAGTCGTTTCGTCTATGTAATATTCCCCAGTTAGAGGCTCAGTGGGAACTCTTGTGATTATGTTCGCTGTAACTAGCTCCTCTAGCGTCTCAAGGCGTTTTTTCTCTCGTTCTTCGAATCTTTTCTTCGCTGTTTCCAAAAACTTTATATCGCGACTAATAATTGCCAAATTCAATTTTTCTGTTAAAGCTTCTTTGGCAACCTTGTCTTCAGTGTTTTCAATTAAGTCATTTAAAAAGGCAATTGCAGCATCTGGACTATCCACCATTACCATTAGGCGCGAGGCTAAGGATGCCAAAAATGGCGGAGCGTCTGGGAGCTTTGAGGCAATTGTGAACTCCTCTTTAGCCTTGTCCTTCTGTTCCAAAAAATACCAGTAATTAAAGCCTTTAAGGTAGTGCAGGCGCCAAAGGTGCTCGTGGTGCATAATCGCACGTGTTAACAGTTCATTGCTGCGTTCGGGTTCCTTTACCACCCAGGAAAGCAGGGTCGCACAAAACTCTACGGCATGTGTGGCCTGAACGTTTAGAGATGTAACTAAATCACACATGTGCGCGAGCCATCTATAGTCCTTGTTCCCTCTATATTGCTTGCCGAAATAGTTAATGGTGTTAAACCATAGCAGGTCACTTGCCATGTTGTTGAAACCAAGGGTAACTAGCTTGACGTATCGTGCTTCGGGAAGATAGAGAGGCGGTCTTTCACGTTTTGCTGTCTCGCTAGCTTTGCTTGCGGCCAGTGCGTTTCTCGAAGACAAGCTACATACTGCGGCTACGACTAGTAGGCAGGCGAAAATGATAGTAGTAGAAACTTGCCCTAATGACCTATGCGAGTTTCCTGTATTGTGTTGCTCCCTCATATTGCATCAAAGCTTCAGAAATATTACGCAATATTTGATTTATCGAGTTTATATAAGATACTTCTTAGATGTTACTGAAATTGGATTGGGTTAAAAAAAAGGAGGCTCGATGAACCCCCTTTTTAGATGTAGCGTTATAATGTAGCAGGAGCTTTGTCGGTTAAGCTCCTGCTTTAGCAATTAGCGTTTTATTATGAGAGAGTTCCCGTTAGGCTGTCATATGCGTATGCGGTATCTCCTTTTGTGTGTTGAGCTGCTGCGTCGAATGCGCCGTTAGCAACGCCAGCTGCGGAATTTTTGGCAGTATGGCTAAAAGGTACTACTGCTGGGACACCGGCACTGTCGCGAGTTGCGCTAAATCCTGGCAAAACTCCTTCACAAGCTGCGGCGTCTGCGCAGGTTTGATACTCCTCGTTATCGACAAATGCTGCTTCTTGGGCCGTTACGCTGTTTCGTATGTCCGTAACAGCAGCAGAGTTAAATGCCCTTACGCGGTATTCTGCAAACTGGGGTATGGCTATAGCCGCTAGAATTCCAATAATTGCTACCACAACTAATAGCTCAATTAATGTAAAACCTTTTTCATTTCTCATGGTAATGGACTCCTTACACATTTTTACTTACTTACTATACTGTCACCTTTCCCGATCCAAAGAATTATCAAACGATATTGCCTTGGAGTTGTTTTTGAGGCGATTTCACTCGCCTTCTAGAAACAAACACTTAGCAAGCTCAATGCCAAAATCTAGATCTGGGAATTGCAAGCATTGACACTTTCTGCATTCTCTCAATTTCTCTTATAATTTCCGTGGGTTCTAAAAAAATGGGACAAAGTTTTTAACCTCCACGAGCAATTTATTAATCCAAAATCCGCTTGTTACGATGATCAAAAATTGCAATTTGGTGCACACCCTGACAAATTTTGTCATAGTCTTATTGCAGCGTTTCTTAACGCAGTGGTAAAACTATATCGTCTTATCGACAACTGGATGCTTTATGTTGCCGAGATTAAGGGGTTGCTTCGTCGCCCATGCCATATTTCTTCAGGCGGTAGCGAAAGGCTCTAAAATTTAGGCCAAGTAGTTTTGCGGCTTGTTTTTTTATGCCACCAGCCTGCTCAAGCGCTCGTAGTAGATAGACTTTTTCAAGTTCTGCAATGGTGTTTTCTAGATCAATTGGCAAAGAGTATATCCGTGTATAGTCATCGTTATGGGTTTTTGCGATTGCAAAGGCCGAATTTGCCTTATTAATTCCGCTATTTAGCTTGACTTCATCCGGTAGGTGTTCTGGTAGTATCGCCTCGCTACCTAGCACTAATGCGCGTTCAATTATGTTTTCTAGCTCTCTTACGTTTCCTGGGAAGGAGTAATTTATCAGAAGTCCAGCAGCTTCTGCGGATATCTTTGGTAGTATAGAGCTTTTATCTGAGTATCGACCGATAAAATATCGCATTAGCAAGGGTATATCCTCTTTGCGATTCCTTAAGGGTGGCACGACAATATTTACTACGTTTAGTCTATAAAACAGATCCTCCCTAAATCGCTTATTGGCGATTTCCACTTTTAAGTCCTTATTAGTCGCGGAAATGATGCGCACATCTACGGGAATATCGTGGACATCGCCAACTGGGCGAACGGTTTTTTCTTGGAGGACTCTTAGCAGTTTCGATTGCAACTGTAATGGGAGCTCTCCAATCTCGTCCAAGAAAATAGTTCCGCCATCAGCCTGCCTAAACAGGCCTAACTGATTGCTGTTTGCGCCCGTAAACGCACCCTTTTTGTAGCCAAATAGTTCACTTTCTATTAGTGTTTCGGGAATTGCCCCGCAGTTAATGGCAACAAAGGGATTATTGCACCTTGGGCTCTGGGAATGGACTGCCTTTGCTATGACCTCTTTTCCGGTTCCGCTTTCTCCGGTAATGAGAACGGAGGCTTCTTTTGCCGCAACTCTT
This genomic interval from Deltaproteobacteria bacterium contains the following:
- a CDS encoding inorganic diphosphatase; translation: MNLGVFNNVPHGRNIPGIVNAIIEIPKGRRNKFEVDKETGLMKLDRYLYSSSHYPGDYGFIPQTLAEDGDPLDVLVMVNEPTFSGCLIEARVLGIFRMKDKGYNDFKIFGVPNADPLFSEFKDIGDIPKHFLLEVEHFFHTYKQLEGVSTEMLGWSGRDEAMLEVASSVERAEKM
- a CDS encoding GatB/YqeY domain-containing protein, giving the protein MKEKIQEDIKVAMKASRKDDVITLRGLLSEIKRLEIDTRTALTDEQCIGVLQKEIKKRRDAIEFAKKANRGDLVEKNEAEIALIQRYLGEQLGEGQLKELVAKLIAQGASSVGQVMASLNKDYKGKFEGKLASEIIREQLGAN
- a CDS encoding ABC transporter permease; translated protein: MKVIAIAINTFKEAIRNKILYSVILFAGILIAVSALFGSVTIGSQVNVIKDFGLFALSFFGTIITIICGVSLLSRELKQRTIYNILSKPVERWQFIAGKHLGLSLTVASLVSIMGLGLIAFVGFFEHRVELLLFEGVFLIILEVIVVASVSIFFSALVVTTTLSGLFTLAFYIAGRSISYFKYFLEEGENHNATLALIVRIFDLILPDLSLFNFNDAIVYREPVAYGDLLYAVAYCMAYSLAALSLAVLLFNRRELN
- a CDS encoding ABC transporter ATP-binding protein, which codes for MSDVILSIKDLSKSFYSHWTFRPLRAVENVSLDILRGESFGFLGHNGAGKTTTIKCIVGLIRKTKGSIAFDGKEIGGADWREKIGYLPEQPYFYDHLTVGETLTFFSQLHGFDRAYAKKVVDDVLALVKLENRRNSPVRALSKGLQQRLGFAQAILNKPRLLILDEPFSGLDPIGRLEIRNLILGLKKQGTTIFMSSHILSDVEDVCDRVSIMSNGELKKVFSLREIPDLFGRAYELKIRLSLKERNMPSILSEIGKVEDIEETSTDRILTYRFPTYEVARAALDALNSKQVTIESFNSRGLNLEEIFMKITEASRSNSSEDPLAHTNNFSEKQKQNEQMVTL
- a CDS encoding prepilin-type N-terminal cleavage/methylation domain-containing protein, encoding MRNEKGFTLIELLVVVAIIGILAAIAIPQFAEYRVRAFNSAAVTDIRNSVTAQEAAFVDNEEYQTCADAAACEGVLPGFSATRDSAGVPAVVPFSHTAKNSAAGVANGAFDAAAQHTKGDTAYAYDSLTGTLS